A region of Paenibacillus sp. 37 DNA encodes the following proteins:
- a CDS encoding AraC family transcriptional regulator codes for MDWLDRMNGAMEYIETNLADTISFDEIAQRAFCSTYHFQRMFPFITGVSLSEYIRRRRLTLAAFELQTTSTKVIDVAMKYGYESPEAFARAFKNLHGIMPTSARDTGVSLKAYPRMSFHISIKGDVEMNYRIEQRDSFEMFGVYGIINADQKTAFAEVPQFRIKCDEDGSVDHMNDLLGRFGDTMLHAALYDHTKESFKYMICYHVPKGLEIPERFTKLAVPPLTWAVFPEPQCDMQKLWQRIYSEWFPTSEYEQVEGPTFEMYYGMARHGNVSGEIWIPVKKK; via the coding sequence ATGGATTGGTTGGATAGGATGAATGGCGCCATGGAATATATCGAAACAAATCTAGCGGACACTATTTCATTTGATGAGATAGCACAGCGAGCCTTTTGCTCTACCTATCATTTTCAAAGAATGTTTCCATTTATTACTGGCGTATCGTTATCGGAGTACATTCGACGTCGACGGTTGACATTGGCGGCATTTGAATTGCAGACAACAAGCACAAAGGTTATTGATGTAGCTATGAAATATGGATATGAATCGCCAGAGGCGTTTGCACGGGCCTTTAAGAATCTTCATGGTATTATGCCTACATCTGCTCGCGATACAGGCGTTTCGCTAAAAGCCTATCCTCGAATGTCCTTTCATATTTCAATAAAAGGGGATGTCGAAATGAATTACCGTATTGAGCAAAGAGATTCTTTTGAGATGTTTGGGGTATATGGAATTATAAATGCAGACCAGAAAACAGCGTTCGCTGAAGTACCTCAATTCCGTATAAAATGTGATGAGGATGGCAGCGTTGATCATATGAATGACTTACTGGGACGTTTTGGTGATACCATGCTACATGCCGCCCTTTATGATCACACGAAAGAATCTTTCAAATACATGATCTGTTATCATGTACCTAAGGGGCTTGAAATTCCGGAGAGATTCACAAAACTTGCTGTCCCACCATTAACGTGGGCGGTTTTCCCAGAGCCGCAGTGTGATATGCAAAAATTATGGCAACGAATCTATTCTGAGTGGTTTCCTACATCTGAATACGAACAGGTTGAGGGCCCTACTTTCGAAATGTATTATGGAATGGCACGACATGGGAATGTTTCAGGTGAGATCTGGATACCCGTGAAGAAAAAATAA
- a CDS encoding GNAT family N-acetyltransferase, which translates to MNIKIREIISDDYAEVVFLWNDVLEIRNVNDANFRVTMEEMNKAGNYKTFVALIDNEVVGFVTIVQSLSVGVPMGYLHIQALAVKRELQNRGIGTKLLRQTENYAKERGISSIILCSGMKRTNAHAFYEHNGYDRDSYCFDKVIDLTH; encoded by the coding sequence ATGAATATTAAAATACGAGAAATTATATCCGATGATTATGCTGAAGTTGTTTTTTTATGGAATGATGTACTTGAAATTCGTAATGTTAATGATGCAAACTTCCGAGTGACTATGGAAGAGATGAATAAGGCCGGGAATTACAAAACATTTGTCGCACTAATAGATAATGAAGTCGTCGGTTTTGTAACAATTGTACAGTCATTATCTGTAGGCGTTCCAATGGGGTATCTACATATTCAAGCTCTTGCTGTTAAAAGGGAGCTGCAAAACAGAGGAATAGGTACAAAACTACTAAGACAGACTGAAAATTATGCTAAAGAACGGGGAATATCAAGTATTATTTTATGTAGTGGAATGAAACGAACCAACGCCCATGCTTTTTATGAACATAACGGCTATGACAGAGATTCATATTGCTTTGATAAGGTGATCGACTTAACCCATTAA